From a single Lates calcarifer isolate ASB-BC8 linkage group LG12, TLL_Latcal_v3, whole genome shotgun sequence genomic region:
- the ccdc3b gene encoding coiled-coil domain-containing protein 3, translating to MWIILAFILATAGPDGSWGCQLPHDWRPQTEACRAELAEIIVFAKVLALHKESYSVYNYLPWQHDTDLLFSAEIELLCDQAWGSMLEVPAGSRFNVTGLGYFPCFSYSVTKNNNYYFFLRMDENYNIVPHGVNFQDPIFPDTVDNHRMFASLFQFSNCTPGTQVHNFAPEWEAQEDSRLLCSTVQKALFEEEERVRTLSQKVRTLEKANGHLREKVKTMKRQLRQAQRENTKEQQTLNLKQLYDSKMPQTHPNQDTTHDQKNPPLKKVLSKKLKK from the exons ATGTGGATTATTTTGGCGTTTATTCTAGCGACGGCCGGTCCTGATGGGAGCTGGGGATGTCAGCTGCCCCACGACTGGAGACCGCAGACAGAAGCGTGCCGTGCCGAGCTGGCGGAGATCATAGTATTTGCCAAGGTGTTAGCGCTGCACAAAGAGTCGTACAGTGTGTACAACTACCTGCCGTGGCAGCACGACACCGACCTGCTCTTCTCCGCCGAGATCGAGCTGCTGTGCGACCAGGCGTGGGGCAGCATGCTGGAGGTCCCAGCCGGCTCCAGGTTCAATGTCACCGGCCTGGGCTACTTCCCCTGCTTTTCCTACAGTgtgaccaaaaacaacaactactactTCTTTCTAAG GATGGATGAGAACTACAACATCGTCCCTCATGGAGTAAACTTCCAGGACCCCATCTTCCCTGACACTGTAGATAACCATCGCATGTTTGCCAGCCTTTTCCAGTTTTCCAACTGCACTCCTGGCACTCAGGTCCACAACTTCGCCCCGGAGTGGGAGGCTCAGGAGGACAGCAGG TTGTTATGCTCCACGGTCCAGAAGGCtctgtttgaggaggaggagagggtgaggacTCTCTCCCAGAAGGTGCGCACCCTCGAGAAAGCCAACGGCCACCTGAGGGAAAAGGTGAAGACCATGAAACGTCAGCTGCGCCAGGCCCAACGCGAGAACACGAAGGAGCAACAGACCCTCAACCTCAAACAGCTCTACGACTCAAAGATGCCCCAGACTCACCCGAATCAGGACACCACCCACGACCAGAAGAACCCTCCGCTCAAAAAGGTCCTTTCCAAGAAGTTAAAAAAGtag